From Actinomyces sp. oral taxon 171 str. F0337, one genomic window encodes:
- a CDS encoding class II aldolase/adducin family protein, with product MLLNDARQQIADACSHLSDDGLVVGTAGNLSVREGDLVAITPSGLPYQEMRPDLVAVVEYATGKQVEGPLKPASELDLHLTALRATGQMAVVHTHSYAATAVASLEGVSVLPAVHYYICMFGGSDVRVADYAIYGSPELAANVEKALKGRTAALMSNHGSVVTGPDLAATYVLAQELEWVCELYLRTLAVGSPKILSNEQIEAVACKIRDTGYGQHAPAEEG from the coding sequence ATGCTTCTCAACGACGCTCGACAGCAGATCGCCGATGCCTGCTCACACCTGTCCGACGACGGCCTGGTCGTCGGAACCGCAGGCAACCTGTCCGTTCGGGAGGGGGACCTGGTCGCCATCACCCCCTCGGGACTGCCCTACCAGGAGATGCGCCCCGACCTGGTCGCCGTGGTCGAGTACGCCACCGGCAAGCAGGTCGAGGGGCCGCTCAAGCCCGCCAGCGAGCTGGACCTGCACCTGACCGCGCTGCGGGCGACCGGACAGATGGCGGTCGTGCACACCCACTCCTACGCTGCCACCGCCGTGGCCAGCCTCGAGGGCGTGAGCGTGCTGCCGGCCGTGCACTACTACATCTGCATGTTCGGCGGCAGCGACGTGCGGGTGGCCGACTACGCCATCTACGGCTCTCCCGAGCTGGCCGCCAATGTCGAGAAGGCCCTGAAGGGACGTACCGCGGCCCTCATGAGCAACCACGGCTCCGTGGTGACCGGCCCGGACCTGGCCGCCACCTACGTCCTGGCCCAGGAGCTGGAGTGGGTCTGTGAGCTCTACCTGCGCACGCTCGCCGTCGGCAGCCCCAAGATCCTCTCCAATGAGCAGATCGAGGCGGTCGCATGCAAGATCCGGGACACCGGCTACGGTCAGCACGCCCCGGCCGAGGAGGGCTGA
- a CDS encoding L-fucose isomerase has protein sequence MPTASYPAIGIRPLIDGRRRGVRESLEDKTAQLAKDVAELISSRLTYPDGSPVRCVVSETAIGGVAEANRCKEQFRTENVCADLTVTASWNYITEVLDLDPSIPHAIWGFNGTERPGAVTLAAAAAAYNMLGIPCFGIYGHDVQDADDSGLTDDVVENILRYVRAALGVGLMKGRSYLSIGTVSMGIAGCRVPEQFFVDYLGMRAEYIDMIEIDRRIAHGIYDHKEYETALAWARENLTIGENRNPEANRFTQEEYDEQFDYCIKMLLIGRDLMEGNPALADLGFVEEAEGHDAIAAGFQGQRQWTDYKPNGDILETFLNTTFDWSGKRPEKVFATEGDAGNAVAMLFNSVLTHRPQLFSDVRTYWSPEAVERVTGYKLEGRAENGFIDLRNSGATTLNATGEEKDAEGNPIIKHWWEITEADIEADLKASTFHAATREYFPGGGFSTHFTTAGGMPVTATRLNFVAGQGPVLQISEGWTVELPDEVRDQIVNRTDPTWPTTFFVPRLTGEGAFTSVYDWMANWGANHTATGYGHFGADLITLASMLRIPVYMHNVEHERILRPKAWVPFGTAEPESADFRACATFGPLYR, from the coding sequence ATGCCCACCGCGTCATACCCCGCCATCGGAATCCGCCCCCTCATCGACGGACGCCGTCGTGGTGTGAGGGAGTCCCTCGAGGACAAGACCGCTCAGCTGGCCAAGGATGTCGCCGAGCTCATCTCCTCCCGCCTGACCTATCCCGACGGGAGCCCGGTGCGCTGTGTCGTCTCCGAGACCGCGATCGGAGGCGTGGCCGAGGCCAACCGCTGCAAGGAGCAGTTCCGCACCGAGAACGTGTGCGCCGACCTGACCGTCACCGCCTCCTGGAACTACATCACCGAGGTTCTCGACCTCGATCCCTCGATCCCGCACGCCATCTGGGGCTTCAACGGCACTGAGCGCCCGGGGGCCGTGACCCTGGCAGCCGCGGCCGCCGCCTACAACATGCTGGGCATCCCCTGCTTCGGCATCTACGGCCACGACGTGCAGGACGCCGACGACTCGGGCCTGACCGACGACGTCGTTGAGAACATCCTGCGCTATGTGCGCGCCGCCCTGGGGGTCGGCCTCATGAAGGGGCGCAGCTACCTCTCGATCGGGACCGTCTCCATGGGGATCGCCGGCTGCCGCGTCCCCGAGCAGTTCTTCGTCGACTACCTGGGCATGCGGGCCGAGTACATCGACATGATCGAGATCGACCGCCGTATCGCCCACGGCATCTACGACCACAAGGAGTACGAGACCGCCCTGGCCTGGGCCCGGGAGAACCTCACCATCGGGGAGAACCGCAACCCCGAGGCCAACCGCTTCACCCAGGAGGAGTACGACGAGCAGTTCGACTACTGCATCAAGATGCTCCTCATCGGCCGCGACCTCATGGAGGGCAACCCCGCCCTGGCCGATCTGGGCTTCGTCGAGGAGGCCGAGGGGCACGACGCCATCGCGGCGGGCTTCCAGGGGCAGCGTCAGTGGACGGACTACAAGCCCAACGGCGATATCCTCGAGACCTTCCTCAACACCACCTTCGACTGGAGCGGCAAGCGGCCTGAGAAGGTCTTCGCCACGGAGGGCGACGCCGGCAACGCCGTCGCCATGCTCTTCAACTCCGTCCTGACTCACCGTCCCCAGCTCTTCAGCGACGTGCGCACCTACTGGAGCCCCGAGGCCGTTGAGCGGGTCACCGGATACAAGCTCGAGGGTCGCGCCGAGAACGGGTTCATCGACCTGCGCAACTCCGGGGCCACCACCCTCAACGCCACTGGTGAGGAGAAGGACGCCGAGGGCAACCCCATCATCAAGCACTGGTGGGAGATCACCGAGGCGGACATTGAGGCGGATCTGAAGGCCTCCACCTTCCACGCCGCCACCCGCGAGTACTTCCCCGGAGGCGGCTTCTCCACGCACTTCACCACCGCCGGCGGCATGCCCGTCACCGCGACCCGCCTGAACTTCGTGGCCGGCCAGGGGCCAGTCCTCCAGATCTCCGAGGGCTGGACCGTGGAGCTGCCCGACGAGGTGCGCGACCAGATCGTCAACCGTACCGACCCGACGTGGCCGACGACCTTCTTCGTCCCGCGCCTGACCGGCGAGGGCGCCTTCACCTCCGTCTACGACTGGATGGCCAACTGGGGCGCCAACCACACGGCCACCGGCTATGGACACTTCGGTGCCGACCTCATCACCCTGGCCTCGATGCTGCGCATCCCCGTCTACATGCACAACGTCGAGCACGAGAGGATTCTGCGCCCCAAGGCCTGGGTGCCCTTCGGCACCGCTGAGCCCGAGAGCGCCGACTTCAGGGCCTGCGCCACCTTCGGTCCTCTCTACCGCTGA
- a CDS encoding FGGY-family carbohydrate kinase: MTSTDEHRQIMSPSGAGEGQQKAEFHALALDLGSSSVRAVLGSYRQGVVSTEEVFRLHHQAVDDHGTLTWDLERIMDGVRRSIAMATQRLGRAPDSIGIDTWGVDYGLLDAQGELLHAPRAYRDRRMARWAADLDRALPEGTAWQETGILPQQINTVYQLYADLRQEPDLIGRVDRFLPLPDLVAHLLGAPAQSGRAIASTTGLASPGARGWSARVLQAAGIPEEWMPPLVDDATVAGTTPEGISIVRPGGHDTACAVHALGLAGDEVRLFISSGSWSLIGAAVPSPILDGAALRAGLTNEVRTDGGIRLLRNLTGFWLLQECQRSWNEPDTGALVEAAGESASLGVVIDPDDELFASPGDMPDKIADWCRLHYKIAPEGPAQTVRLILESLACAHAAYAQGLQDVVGDQLDPAAPIHLVGGGARNSLLPAMTAAACHRRVIVGTPEASALGNILAQLEAAGVLDPSARGEVLRRSIRSVEVDASGAIADPGAFDAMRERLLNATAD; encoded by the coding sequence ATGACGAGCACAGACGAGCACCGTCAGATCATGAGTCCGAGCGGCGCTGGGGAGGGTCAGCAGAAGGCCGAGTTCCACGCGCTCGCCCTCGACCTCGGCTCCAGCTCCGTGCGGGCGGTCCTGGGAAGCTACCGACAGGGCGTTGTCAGCACCGAGGAGGTCTTCCGGCTCCACCACCAGGCGGTGGACGACCACGGCACCCTCACCTGGGACCTCGAGCGCATCATGGATGGTGTTCGTCGGAGCATCGCCATGGCGACGCAGCGCCTGGGGCGCGCCCCCGACAGCATCGGCATCGACACCTGGGGAGTCGACTACGGCCTGCTCGACGCCCAAGGGGAGCTGCTGCACGCCCCGCGCGCCTACCGGGACCGGCGCATGGCCCGTTGGGCCGCTGACCTGGACCGGGCACTCCCCGAGGGGACGGCCTGGCAGGAGACCGGCATCCTGCCTCAGCAGATCAACACGGTCTACCAGCTCTACGCGGACCTGAGGCAGGAGCCCGACCTCATCGGGCGGGTGGATCGCTTCCTGCCCCTGCCCGATCTCGTGGCTCACCTGCTCGGGGCCCCCGCGCAGTCGGGGCGGGCGATCGCCTCGACCACCGGGCTCGCCTCGCCCGGGGCTCGCGGCTGGTCGGCGCGTGTGCTCCAGGCCGCCGGGATCCCCGAGGAGTGGATGCCTCCGCTCGTTGACGACGCCACGGTGGCCGGTACGACGCCGGAGGGGATCAGCATCGTGCGGCCCGGCGGGCACGACACCGCCTGCGCCGTCCACGCGCTCGGTCTGGCCGGTGACGAGGTGCGCCTGTTCATCTCCTCAGGATCCTGGAGCCTCATCGGTGCCGCCGTTCCCAGCCCCATCCTGGATGGGGCGGCGCTGCGGGCCGGACTGACCAACGAGGTCCGTACCGACGGAGGCATCCGGCTGCTGCGCAACCTCACCGGTTTCTGGTTGCTCCAGGAGTGCCAGCGCTCCTGGAACGAGCCCGACACCGGTGCGCTGGTCGAGGCGGCGGGGGAGAGTGCCTCGCTCGGGGTCGTCATCGACCCCGACGACGAGCTCTTCGCCAGCCCTGGTGACATGCCCGACAAGATCGCCGACTGGTGCCGCCTCCACTACAAGATCGCTCCCGAGGGACCGGCGCAGACGGTCCGGCTCATCCTCGAGTCGCTCGCCTGCGCCCATGCCGCCTACGCCCAGGGGCTGCAGGACGTCGTCGGCGACCAGCTGGACCCGGCGGCACCGATCCACCTGGTGGGAGGCGGGGCGCGCAACAGCCTCCTGCCGGCAATGACGGCGGCGGCCTGCCACCGCCGGGTTATTGTGGGCACGCCGGAGGCCAGTGCCCTGGGCAACATCCTCGCCCAGCTCGAGGCGGCCGGTGTCCTCGACCCGAGCGCTCGCGGCGAGGTGCTGCGGCGCAGCATCCGCTCCGTGGAGGTCGACGCCTCCGGGGCCATCGCCGATCCCGGTGCCTTCGACGCCATGCGGGAACGGTTGCTCAACGCCACTGCCGACTGA
- a CDS encoding RbsD/FucU family protein: MLRNIPANLSPELVKILLEMGHGDEILLADANFPGHHLHPNTVRADGLGIPDLLRSILTLMPLDRYSSYQVALMETVGDDPRPPVWDVYEQIWNEAEKEAGPVSVKTIERMAFYDYTPSVYAVVLTGETALYGNLILKKGVL, from the coding sequence ATGCTCCGCAATATTCCCGCCAACCTGTCACCCGAACTCGTCAAGATCCTGCTCGAGATGGGGCATGGGGATGAGATTCTCCTGGCCGATGCGAACTTCCCCGGGCACCACCTCCACCCCAACACGGTGCGAGCCGACGGTCTGGGGATCCCCGACCTGCTGAGGTCCATCCTCACGCTCATGCCCCTGGATCGGTACAGCAGCTACCAGGTGGCCCTCATGGAAACGGTTGGCGACGACCCTCGGCCCCCGGTGTGGGACGTCTATGAGCAGATCTGGAACGAGGCCGAGAAAGAAGCCGGACCGGTGAGCGTCAAGACGATTGAGCGCATGGCCTTCTACGACTACACCCCCAGCGTCTACGCCGTCGTCCTCACCGGCGAGACCGCCTTGTACGGCAACCTCATTCTCAAGAAGGGTGTGCTGTGA
- the fucP gene encoding L-fucose:H+ symporter permease — protein MTAIRDSVAEEAPVRKGTSGRGFLYPGMVLPFCLLVSCFAAWGLAGNMTDPLVKVFRSVFSMNNFQSSLVQSAYYGAYFCLAIPAAFINSRLGYKGGVLIGLVLAGTGGLLFIPAAYVMTYSVFLTALFTLAAGLSILETSANPFVMSMGPEHNATRRLNFAQAFNPIGSNLGVLLAALLILPKVNPATAEQRAAMSQETLLATQSEELKAVMGPYVALGLLYILLAVMIGRVKVVERPVESTAGESGGPGRLMRLLRNKRYSFGVVAQYFNVSAQTCIWTYTLHYVTDALGVSDKIAGYWLQASLIVFLVFRFLMVGLMGRYDARKLLLLMCSLGVGLSLFAMVSVNILGVLAIVSLSACISLLFPTIYGEALLGLGEDTKYGAAGLVMAIIGGATMPLVQSYIMDKTSPAVSYITVAGCFVVVAAYGLYTLRAPRPVSAA, from the coding sequence ATGACTGCGATCCGTGACTCCGTGGCTGAGGAGGCCCCGGTCCGGAAGGGGACATCCGGGCGGGGGTTCCTGTATCCGGGCATGGTGCTGCCCTTCTGTCTGCTGGTCTCCTGCTTCGCCGCCTGGGGCCTGGCCGGAAACATGACCGATCCTCTGGTCAAGGTCTTCCGATCCGTGTTCTCCATGAACAATTTCCAGTCCTCCTTGGTGCAGTCGGCCTACTACGGGGCCTACTTCTGCCTGGCGATCCCGGCGGCCTTCATCAACAGCCGCCTGGGCTACAAGGGCGGTGTCCTCATCGGGCTGGTGCTGGCGGGAACCGGCGGGCTCCTGTTCATCCCCGCGGCCTACGTCATGACCTACTCGGTGTTCCTGACAGCCCTGTTCACCCTGGCCGCCGGCCTGTCCATTCTGGAGACCAGCGCCAACCCCTTCGTCATGTCCATGGGGCCGGAGCACAACGCCACGCGGCGTCTCAACTTCGCGCAGGCCTTCAACCCCATCGGCTCCAATCTCGGGGTGCTTCTGGCTGCCCTGCTGATCCTGCCCAAGGTGAACCCGGCCACCGCCGAGCAGCGCGCAGCCATGAGTCAGGAGACGCTGCTGGCCACCCAGAGCGAAGAGCTCAAGGCCGTCATGGGCCCGTACGTCGCTCTCGGGCTCCTCTACATCCTGCTGGCCGTCATGATCGGTCGGGTCAAGGTCGTGGAACGGCCGGTGGAATCCACCGCGGGCGAGAGCGGCGGACCGGGCAGGCTCATGCGCCTGCTGCGGAACAAGCGCTACAGCTTCGGAGTGGTGGCGCAGTACTTCAACGTGTCGGCCCAGACCTGCATCTGGACCTACACCCTGCACTACGTCACAGACGCCCTGGGGGTGTCGGACAAGATCGCCGGATACTGGTTGCAGGCGAGTCTCATCGTCTTCCTGGTCTTCCGGTTCCTCATGGTGGGTCTCATGGGGCGGTATGACGCACGCAAGCTGCTTCTGCTCATGTGCTCCCTCGGGGTCGGCCTGTCCCTGTTCGCCATGGTGAGCGTGAACATCCTGGGGGTACTGGCCATTGTCTCCCTGTCGGCGTGCATCTCTCTGCTGTTCCCCACCATCTACGGTGAGGCCCTGCTGGGGCTGGGGGAGGACACCAAGTACGGGGCCGCCGGCCTGGTCATGGCCATCATCGGCGGAGCCACCATGCCTCTGGTGCAGAGCTACATCATGGACAAGACGTCTCCTGCAGTGTCCTACATCACGGTAGCTGGGTGCTTCGTGGTGGTGGCCGCCTACGGGCTCTACACACTGCGCGCGCCTAGGCCCGTCAGCGCTGCCTGA
- a CDS encoding alpha-L-fucosidase, which translates to MNRPPISQHRDRLGTHQPEWLDHTPLGIFIHWGAYSVPSWAEPHGELGTEPDERTWFTHNSYAEWYFNTIRIPDSRASQYHHETYGSLPYDGFLDMWHAEKFDPDDWTELFKEAGAGLVVLTTKHHDGITLWEAPETYGRNTVQRGPRQDLVEKISRATRRAGLRFGAYYSGGLDWHYRPFPVILSEKDLELLARSVDPEYGRYIFNHCLDLFERYHPDIFWNDIEWPDCAKNFDAHGLGTLLEHYYKLCPEGVVNDRFGEFHSDYETSEYQAMRDSEAADRWENCRGIGLSFGYNRMEGNEHYLTGPSAARHLVDVVSRGGRLLLNVGPHADGTIPAPQRACLKGLGAWMRAARAELSHPSAELLEQACSLPGARLMSHGDHAVLFALENVAVPLDRLPAEFDWRSSRPGDGQTQVSHDHGVLTTAPTQLGPGIILAKRFH; encoded by the coding sequence ATGAATCGACCACCTATATCGCAGCACCGAGATCGCCTGGGAACCCATCAGCCTGAGTGGCTGGACCACACCCCCCTTGGGATCTTCATTCACTGGGGAGCGTATTCGGTACCAAGTTGGGCAGAACCTCACGGAGAGCTCGGCACCGAACCCGATGAGAGGACGTGGTTCACTCATAACTCCTACGCCGAGTGGTACTTCAACACCATACGAATTCCGGATAGCCGCGCCTCCCAGTACCACCACGAGACCTACGGCTCCCTGCCGTATGACGGTTTTCTGGACATGTGGCATGCTGAAAAGTTCGACCCTGACGACTGGACCGAGCTGTTCAAAGAAGCCGGAGCAGGGCTGGTTGTCCTAACGACCAAGCACCACGACGGCATCACCCTATGGGAGGCCCCCGAAACCTATGGTCGCAACACGGTTCAACGCGGCCCCCGACAAGACCTCGTCGAAAAAATCTCACGGGCGACACGTCGGGCAGGACTACGTTTCGGCGCATATTATTCGGGAGGACTGGACTGGCATTACAGACCTTTCCCCGTTATCCTGAGCGAAAAAGACCTTGAACTGCTCGCCAGATCTGTGGACCCCGAGTATGGGCGCTATATCTTCAATCACTGCCTTGACCTGTTTGAGAGGTATCACCCCGATATTTTCTGGAACGACATCGAGTGGCCGGACTGCGCGAAGAATTTCGACGCCCACGGACTGGGAACACTGCTTGAGCACTACTACAAATTATGTCCGGAGGGCGTCGTCAATGACCGCTTCGGTGAGTTCCACTCCGATTACGAGACTAGTGAATATCAGGCAATGCGCGACTCGGAGGCTGCGGACCGGTGGGAGAACTGTCGCGGCATCGGATTATCCTTCGGCTACAACCGGATGGAGGGCAATGAGCATTACCTCACCGGCCCGTCCGCAGCTCGACACCTGGTCGACGTCGTCTCACGGGGAGGACGTCTCCTGCTCAACGTCGGCCCGCACGCCGACGGAACCATTCCTGCCCCTCAACGCGCCTGCCTGAAGGGACTAGGCGCGTGGATGCGAGCAGCGAGAGCGGAACTGTCTCACCCCTCTGCGGAGCTACTGGAGCAGGCTTGTTCACTACCGGGTGCGCGACTCATGTCTCACGGAGACCATGCGGTTCTCTTTGCCCTGGAGAATGTCGCAGTCCCGCTTGACCGCCTGCCTGCGGAGTTCGACTGGAGATCGTCGAGACCGGGAGATGGACAGACACAGGTGAGTCATGACCATGGAGTCCTCACGACTGCTCCCACTCAACTGGGACCTGGAATCATCCTTGCCAAGCGGTTCCACTGA
- a CDS encoding carbohydrate ABC transporter permease has protein sequence MTLEHRSKIGKFLSYSLLTLIAIAFLFPFAWMLASSLKPTSEVFSSGASLTGTRLAWDNYTEATQQIPLGRIILNSILVSTCGAALTMAVSLLSAYAFARLRFRFRDHLFMLFLGTLVLPQEVLVIPLYIGFQHLGLVNSYTALILPFAFGAFGAFLIRQFILSLPLEFEEAARIDGAGDLKILWHILIPLLKAPILVVGVFSFIDYWSTFLWPLIVVNDADLATISLGLQMFSGERGTDWGPMMAAVSMSVIPSFFIVAFLQSQLEKGVTLGAFGGR, from the coding sequence ATGACTCTTGAACACCGATCCAAAATTGGCAAATTTCTCTCCTACTCGCTACTCACACTGATAGCGATAGCATTCCTCTTCCCATTCGCCTGGATGTTGGCTTCTTCCCTCAAGCCGACATCTGAGGTGTTTTCCTCAGGAGCCTCACTCACAGGCACCCGCCTTGCATGGGACAACTACACCGAGGCGACTCAGCAGATTCCCCTGGGACGCATCATCTTGAACTCTATTCTTGTCTCGACCTGCGGAGCAGCCCTGACCATGGCAGTCTCACTGCTGAGCGCCTACGCCTTCGCCAGACTTCGATTCCGATTCCGAGACCACTTGTTCATGCTGTTTCTGGGAACTCTGGTGCTTCCCCAGGAGGTGCTTGTCATCCCTCTATACATCGGATTCCAGCACCTCGGACTGGTCAACAGCTACACGGCCCTCATTCTTCCCTTTGCCTTCGGAGCCTTCGGGGCGTTCCTCATCCGACAGTTCATCCTGAGCCTGCCCCTTGAGTTCGAGGAGGCGGCCAGAATCGATGGGGCCGGCGACCTCAAGATCCTCTGGCACATCCTCATCCCGCTGCTCAAGGCTCCGATACTCGTCGTTGGCGTCTTCTCCTTCATCGATTATTGGTCAACATTCCTGTGGCCTCTGATCGTCGTCAATGATGCGGACCTGGCCACAATCTCGTTGGGACTTCAGATGTTCTCAGGAGAGAGAGGCACGGACTGGGGACCCATGATGGCCGCCGTGTCCATGTCGGTCATCCCTTCCTTTTTCATCGTCGCCTTCCTGCAGAGTCAGTTGGAGAAGGGCGTCACTCTCGGCGCCTTTGGAGGTCGCTGA
- a CDS encoding carbohydrate ABC transporter permease, whose product MTGFLVFIIIPLIASLIISLFSWSLLGTSEFVGLDNYRRMISGEDPAFYTILKNTVVFALLYTGANLIISTGISYWLQHLPNRFSRVLRIIFFIPVVTPMAGNALIWRLLLNDEGVVNSALNSIGLPSLPWLNNSSLAMGSLVIMSLWQGLGYNIVVLTAGLNGINPSILEASELDGATGFRRFFQVVFPILSPTFFFCTVMTVIGAFKVFAQPFFLTKGGPGESTNTIVLALYRNGFSFDKLGYASALAWILFVIVMLLTALQFSQQKRWVNYDS is encoded by the coding sequence ATGACAGGGTTTCTGGTTTTCATCATCATCCCCCTGATCGCGTCACTGATCATCTCGTTGTTTTCATGGTCGCTTCTGGGAACATCAGAGTTCGTCGGCCTTGACAACTATCGACGAATGATTTCGGGGGAGGACCCAGCGTTCTACACCATCCTTAAGAACACCGTGGTGTTCGCCCTTCTGTACACAGGTGCCAACCTCATCATCTCTACCGGTATCTCCTACTGGCTGCAGCACCTCCCCAACAGGTTCTCTCGAGTGCTGCGAATCATCTTCTTCATCCCCGTCGTCACCCCAATGGCAGGGAATGCGTTGATCTGGCGCCTCCTCCTCAATGACGAAGGGGTGGTGAACTCTGCCCTTAACAGCATAGGGCTCCCCTCGCTGCCCTGGCTGAACAACTCCAGCCTTGCCATGGGGTCGCTCGTCATCATGAGCTTATGGCAGGGTCTTGGCTACAACATCGTGGTCCTTACTGCCGGTCTCAACGGCATCAACCCGTCCATACTGGAGGCCAGCGAACTCGACGGCGCAACTGGATTCAGACGATTCTTCCAGGTCGTCTTCCCTATCCTGTCTCCGACGTTCTTCTTCTGCACCGTCATGACCGTCATCGGAGCATTCAAGGTATTCGCACAACCATTCTTTCTCACAAAAGGAGGACCAGGTGAGTCGACAAACACCATTGTGCTCGCACTGTACCGCAACGGATTCTCCTTCGACAAGCTGGGCTACGCCTCCGCCCTGGCCTGGATACTATTCGTAATCGTTATGCTGCTGACGGCCCTTCAATTCAGCCAGCAGAAGAGGTGGGTGAACTATGACTCTTGA
- a CDS encoding ABC transporter substrate-binding protein, which produces MTPPSFPRRAFISASLLSGTAAALLSACSSGKSKNNNAPTQMFTWVSSESDRAQWQAFVDAVKETDSSFKLDFSGPSYNDYYTKAKTRMTAADAPGILTTQAARTKELVGIMEPLNDLIKKHGVDTSVFNKAMIEGMTVDGKIYALPYDAEPCVMFYNRQSFKAAGLKEPTTKYTYAQFLSDMKALTAGGKVGMAIKPNLMDNAPGAFAYANGATALDDKGNLSLTSSAFVSSVQKAFDLAAVNGYAKAPSASDGDEVAQGAFTSGQAAAIIDGPWMYATFAEQLNDNLGVCVIPSDSGQAIGVIQGSGFGIGKNCPDKDAAFKNIMKLVSPEVIGKVARTRGTVPSIGSQIDGWAEGKPAGNVEAIKFLLDHGTALVTPANWNQIVTSFTQYCPEGYRGSRTAADILKDLQESAG; this is translated from the coding sequence ATGACCCCACCTTCATTTCCCCGACGCGCCTTCATCTCGGCATCGCTCTTGAGTGGGACGGCAGCAGCACTGCTGTCAGCATGCTCATCAGGGAAGAGCAAGAACAACAACGCCCCAACTCAGATGTTCACGTGGGTGTCCAGCGAGTCGGACCGCGCCCAGTGGCAGGCCTTCGTCGACGCAGTCAAAGAAACTGACTCCAGCTTCAAGCTCGACTTCTCAGGTCCCAGTTACAACGACTACTACACCAAGGCCAAAACCCGAATGACGGCAGCCGACGCTCCAGGGATCCTGACCACACAGGCAGCCCGAACCAAGGAGCTCGTCGGCATCATGGAACCGCTGAACGATCTCATCAAGAAGCACGGGGTCGACACGTCAGTCTTCAACAAGGCCATGATTGAAGGCATGACGGTGGACGGAAAAATCTACGCATTGCCGTACGACGCAGAGCCCTGCGTCATGTTCTACAACCGGCAATCCTTCAAGGCAGCAGGGTTGAAGGAGCCGACAACCAAGTACACCTACGCACAATTCCTGTCGGACATGAAGGCCCTGACTGCTGGTGGGAAGGTCGGCATGGCCATCAAACCAAATCTTATGGACAACGCTCCTGGAGCATTCGCATACGCCAATGGCGCCACCGCCCTCGACGACAAGGGAAACCTTTCGTTGACCTCCAGCGCCTTCGTCTCGTCCGTGCAGAAAGCGTTTGACCTTGCCGCAGTCAACGGCTACGCCAAGGCTCCTTCCGCTTCAGACGGCGACGAGGTCGCACAAGGCGCATTCACCTCTGGTCAGGCTGCCGCCATCATTGACGGCCCGTGGATGTACGCGACCTTCGCCGAGCAGCTCAACGACAACCTGGGTGTGTGCGTCATCCCCAGTGACTCCGGACAGGCCATCGGAGTCATTCAGGGATCGGGCTTCGGGATCGGCAAAAACTGTCCGGACAAGGATGCCGCGTTTAAAAACATCATGAAGCTGGTCAGCCCTGAGGTCATTGGCAAGGTGGCACGCACCCGCGGGACGGTACCATCCATCGGCTCCCAAATCGACGGATGGGCAGAAGGTAAACCGGCCGGAAATGTTGAAGCCATCAAATTCCTCCTGGACCACGGGACCGCTCTGGTAACCCCAGCAAACTGGAATCAGATCGTGACGTCCTTCACCCAGTACTGCCCAGAAGGCTACCGTGGCTCACGTACCGCGGCAGACATCCTCAAGGACCTGCAAGAGAGTGCAGGATGA